In one window of Syngnathus scovelli strain Florida chromosome 20, RoL_Ssco_1.2, whole genome shotgun sequence DNA:
- the rfx6 gene encoding DNA-binding protein RFX6, protein MSPVHGVTMAMKRSRETSAADGLSPLHAFNQTLCGSQSQVDAAFHGNFHQDDESAIKSEAEDSNEMASSEEDQDVEQDQNEESSAKASLASPRKSINKMSKDKKKQTQLTLQWLEENYIVCEGVCLPRFILYAHYLDFCRKAKLEPACAATFGKTIRQKFPLLTTRRLGTRGHSKYHYYGIGIKESSAYYHSVYSGKGLTRFSGSKMKNEGGFTRKYSLSSKTGTLLPEFPSAQHLILRSNISREKVDTLIMMYKTHCQCILDNAININFGEIQNFLLHFWQGMPEHLLPLLDNPPLVDILCVCDSILYKVLTDVLIPATMQEMPESLLADIRSFAKHWELWLASSLDNLPGCLAAKKLPIARRFVSSLKRQTSFLHLAQIARPALFDQSVVSNMVADMDKVDLNSISLHSLLSIGANADQLHDAYSDYEAIAIFQELKELLRKNATVESFVEWLDTVVEHKVIKPGKQSGRSVKKRAQDFLLRWSFFGARVMHNLTLNNAASFGSFHLIRMLLDEYILLALETQFNNDKEHDLQNLLDKHMKKEGASKATFLASPSSCFLANRNKGASVDQSVKSEASRREASASLAANWQRRLDSGTAAVLPLSDSVNFPGAGGPADFCASVMTPPTSPPPLVHRNSVINQGTRAPTSSCSSLSSSSSYLSAPGNICAAFPETLYPCSAYFPPTASAYQPGFRPEAESTFSSSVPTSSLAYQLCRYPTFEDQQPPAKDFFYGDAHHLSSSAAGPACYSSISDPVVSDPGLELQTAAAQVLDAADGMAFGLSHSAGAGGGTGQTYSAAAPSDYYGNGSYLEGQRMAPAAEQHVSVISGVSPLLLLRSPFSDVHDPLNILDRPGRKSGTFFSDVRSAPGSAPCMYAVSAAAQFTSQDASLSQRREPVSSLPPIDTVFMGAPGVP, encoded by the exons ATGTCCCCTGTGCATGGTGTGACTATGGCGATGAAACGCAGCCGGGAGACTTCGGCTGCTGACGGGCTTTCACCTCTTCACGCTTTCAACCAAACTTTGTGTGGTTCTCAATCACAAGTGGACGCAGCCTTCCATGGAAACTTTCATCAGGACGATGAGTCTGCCATCAAATCAG AGGCTGAGGACAGCAATGAAATGGCGTCCTCAGAAGAAGACCAGGATGTGGAGCAGGACCAGAACGAGGAATCGAGTGCCAAAGCGAGTTTGGCCTCCCCCAGGAAAAGCATCAACAAGATGAGTAAAGACAAGAAGAAGCAGACGCAGCTCACGTTGCAGTG GCTGGAGGAGAACTACATTGTGTGCGAGGGTGTGTGTCTCCCTCGCTTCATCCTCTACGCTCACTACCTGGACTTCTGTAGGAAAGCCAAACTGGAGCCTGCCTGTGCTGCCACCTTTGGAAAA ACCATCCGACAGAAGTTCCCTCTCCTCACCACAAGAAGACTAGGAACCAGGGGACATTCCAA GTATCATTACTACGGTATCGGCATCAAAGAGAGCAGTGCTTACTATCACTCCGTCTATTCTGGGAAAGGTTTGACCAG ATTTTCCGGAAGCAAGATGAAGAATGAG GGAGGCTTCACCCGGAAATACTCCCTCAGCTCCAAAACAGGAACTCTGCTGCCGGAATTCCCCAGCGCTCAGCATCTTATTCTGAGGAGCAACATCTCCAGGGAAAAG GTTGACACGCTGATCATGATGTACAAAACTCACTGCCAATGCATCCTGGACAACGCCATCAACATCAACTTTGGCGAG ATCCAGAACTTCCTGCTGCACTTCTGGCAGGGCATGCCCGAGcacctgctgccgctgctggacAATCCCCCCCTCGTGGACATCTTGTGCGTGTGTGACTCCATTTTGTACAAG GTTTTGACTGATGTCCTCATTCCCGCCACAATGCAAGAGATGCCCGAAAG CCTGCTAGCGGACATCCGCAGCTTTGCCAAGCATTGGGAACTGTGGCTGGCCTCCTCCCTGGACAACCTCCCTGGATGCCTCGCCGCCAAGAAGCTGCCCATCGCGCGCCGCTTCGTGTCCTCCCTCAAGCGGCAGACGTCCTTCTTGCACCTGGCGCAG ATCGCCCGTCCGGCGCTGTTTGACCAAAGCGTGGTGAGCAacatggtggccgacatggacaAGGTGGACCTGAACAGCATCAGCCTGCACTCGCTGCTCAGCATCGGCGCCAACGCCGACCAGCTGCACGACGCATACTCCGACT ACGAGGCCATCGCcatcttccaggagctgaaggagCTTCTTAGGAAGAACGCCACCGTGGAGTCCTTCGTGGAGTGGCTGGACACGGTGGTGGAGCACAAAGTCATAAAG CCGGGCAAGCAGAGCGGCCGCTCGGTGAAGAAGCGAGCTCAGGACTTTTTGCTGCGCTGGAGCTTCTTTGGCGCCCGTGTGATGCACAACCTGACGCTCAACAACGCCGCCAGCTTCG GTTCCTTCCATCTGATCCGGATGCTTTTGGACGAGTACATCCTGCTGGCGCTGGAAACCCAGTTCAACAATGACAAGGAGCACGACCTGCAGAACCTTCTGGACAAACACATGAAGAAAGAAG gAGCCAGCAAAGCCACCTTCTTGGCATCTCCCAGTTCCTGCTTCCTAGCCAATCGCAACAAAGGGGCGTCCGTGGACCAATCGGTGAAGAGCGAGGCCTCGAGACGGGAAGCCTCTGCGTCTCTGGCGGCCAATTGGCAGCGAAGGCTGGACTCGGGCACCGCCGCCGTCTTGCCGCTGTCGGATTCTGTCAACTTCCCCGGTGCAG GCGGTCCGGCCGACTTTTGCGCTTCTGTCATGACGCCGCCCACTTCTCCGCCACCGCTGGTGCACAGAAACTCGGTCATCAACCAGGGGACCCGAGCCCCGACTTCTTCCTGCTCCTCtttgtcgtcgtcctcgtcctaCCTCTCGGCACCGGGCAACATCTGCGCTGCCTTCCCGGAGACTTTGTACCCCTGCTCAGCCTACTTCCCTCCGACTGCATCCGCCTACCAGCCTGGATTCAG GCCCGAGGCAGAGAGCACGTTCTCGTCTTCCGTCCCGACGTCCTCCTTAGCCTACCAGCTGTGTCGCTACCCGACCTTTGAGGACCAGCAGCCGCCCGCCAAAGACTTTTTCTACGGGGACGCCCATCATTTGTCCTCGTCCGCCGCGGGTCCCGCTTGCTACAGCTCCATCTCGGACCCCGTGGTCAGCGATCCTGGTCTGGAGCTTCAGACGGCGGCGGCTCAGGTCCTGGATGCCGCCGATGGCATGGCCTTTGGACTCAGCCACTCCGCTGGCGCTGGTGGCGGCACGGGGCAAACGTATTCTGCTGCGGCTCCAAGTG ATTACTACGGCAACGGCAGCTACCTGGAGGGCCAGCGGATGGCGCCAGCGGCGGAGCAGCACGTGTCGGTCATCAGCGGCGTCAGCCCCCTCCTGCTGCTTCGCTCGCCGTTCTCGGACGTCCACGACCCGCTCAATATCCTCGACAGGCCCGGCAGGAAGAGCGGAACCTTCTTCAGCGACGTCCGCAGCGCCCCGG GGTCAGCCCCCTGCATGTACGCCGTGTCTGCCGCCGCGCAGTTCACCTCCCAGGACGCTTCTTTGTCCCAGCGGAGGGAGCCAGTTTCTTCGCTGCCCCCCATCGACACAGTCTTTATGGGTGCTCCGGGCGTGCCGTGA
- the tdrd15 gene encoding tudor domain-containing protein 15 — protein MHSLLNAQDHRSQDSSPSGPCALMTVDLKLSHLDWNPEATLIHFQGQYRTLDELDYKTLQREIQNVPKIKANMDIGELCLVEDARTAQWYRGRFQGRKGGVSDIFLIDHGNVLSVEAAHISSCSKDLFNRPAKIVCGFLANVLLHGGSCHSSGVADFLSSLIGKNVTGYIQAVLPHRVLLLDVPDINDELVRQGFGKHVDKDTFLLLVELLTEVALKQNINPIPDLLLSGRSDRICGYKSCALKVYEQILPFCGPRMSCGTRARLRLTAAVNPGLFYCQMVSKESDLLLMSKKLAAVNDGQSRQQKTQANVGLLCSAKSKNGKWYRGSVQFLPMNSQAQVLFVDFGFSELVKVEDVRSLPPDLYSTAIMAFPCSLASLKVQDEELASRQLSFLKAGLLGAVLDVLVDAFDEERRLYSITLLDALENHTAEDVTRPHPKKEEPRPSPQDLSYESIVGRELAKTLKREELQERSVFEAVLEFAQNPNDFWIRTTKRDGEFQEMMSKIAHHFAGMKLEDDVLLNPELGALCCALYEADMQFYRGVVTGKLQHGAEVLFIDFGNVEKVPGAVIKKIPEALASIPAFALCCTLVNVMPVDDVWTRFNLDFFRATLSGKLLLVHVVQITPCKCVVDLYEVEGDGGRSVSELMAASQQADYWKIIPEKHQQDETTKKAIQDSRVNGKEAKGEDKCDHKSSTSPSLEKRDPPEEEEEFIYSHFDLTPEHQEDVYVTHISDECDIYCQLYRNTQAIQELEENISAQIQKTNAASAQDAPTKRCLAKYLDGNWYRALVLSSPSPRHLNVFFVDYGNCGISEKANVVSLPRDCRCLVSTPIQALKFNLACVSRKEVNTEVKEWLEEALLYKRLRAVILAKCPDSSFDVRLLDGDLDINQKVGKLVGGVLVSTVSLKQTTDKQPVLDVSVEKHHENLKKHQNTKKSKSQPLKPFAQHLGKVQNPQVGHLPDRKEKEGSRSLCYVSHVDSLRHFFLQLSQDEAAILKMAEDINSMSESSLKPAILLRRGDLVLARYHKDGTLYRAIVGAYHDRSGSKVNFLDYGNSAVVEEKKIYALPGKFLLLPPFAIPCCLADSGPYDDAAAFTDAVVGKPLMVHFVRKRGTCWQVEMDILKDEETSKAPEPPAMDEKAKLRDQAVLKVTENQQGTFETCMKDTNLSSSESFKTKNKKRPVITRLKKKRTFGAKVKVDLVFLARLRKNQKAFLPPLPESHNQKLLPEPSLHHKLVFAPVSLNKEYSGFIGSATTPSEFYVVLKDSMAVVNKVTILLERLSGSDLALLPKCSLTPGAGCLFRSDLDKWCRAEVVRADDSSGGVVNLVDRGLSNRFAGQDLRIIPEDLLKLPKVVYPCVLRGARPGGEDGHWSEQANIYLQKIVNRNLKVLFRELLSDTRWAVDITVDGVDLAQTLVAEGFRSGVNSDDGDPTPARIRSSQSGPSRRFW, from the exons ATGCACTCGTTGTTGAACGCGCAAGATCACAG GTCCCAGGATTCCAGTCCATCTGGACCGTGTGCCCTCATGACAGTAGACCTTAAGTTATCCCATTTGGATTGGAACCCCGAAGCGACCCTAATCCACTTCCAGGGCCAGTACCGGACCCTAGACGAGCTGGACTACAAAACCCTTCAGCGGGAAATCCAAAACGTACCCAAGATCAAAGCTAACATGGACATCGGTGAGCTTTGCCTGGTGGAAGACGCCAGGACGGCCCAGTGGTACCGAGGAAGGTTTCAGGGGCGCAAAGGCGGCGTGTCGGACATCTTCCTCATTGACCACGGCAACGTCTTGAGTGTGGAAGCGGCCCACATATCTTCGTGCTCCAAGGATTTGTTCAACCGACCTGCAAAAATTGTCTGTGGCTTCCTCGCTAACGTGCTGCTTCATGGCGGGTCGTGCCATTCGTCCGGCGTGGCGGACTTCCTCTCCAGCCTGATCGGAAAGAACGTCACGGGCTACATCCAAGCCGTCCTGCCTCATCGAGTTCTCCTGCTGGACGTTCCCGACATCAACGACGAGCTGGTCAGGCAAGGCTTCGGCAAGCACGTTGACAAGGACACCTTTCTTCTCTTGGTGGAGTTGCTCACCGAGGTGGCGCTCAAGCAAAACATCAATCCGATTCCGGACCTGCTGCTCAGCGGGCGGAGCGACCGTATCTGTGGCTACAAGTCGTGCGCGTTGAAGGTCTACGAGCAGATCCTGCCTTTTTGCgggcccaggatgagctgcggcACCCGCGCTCGTCTCCGACTGACGGCCGCCGTCAACCCGGGTCTCTTTTATTGTCAGATGGTGAGTAAGGAGTCCGATCTTTTGCTCATGTCCAAGAAGCTGGCCGCAGTCAATGACGGCCAAAGCCGGCAGCAGAAGACTCAAGCCAACGTCGGTCTCCTCTGCTCGGCCAAAAGCAAAAACGGCAAATGGTACCGAGGCTCGGTTCAGTTCCTCCCCATGAACTCGCAGGCGCAGGTCCTGTTTGTGGATTTCGGATTCTCCgagttggtcaaagtggaggacgTCCGCAGCTTGCCGCCCGATTTGTACTCGACGGCCATCATGGCGTTCCCGTGCTCGCTGGCTTCTCTGAAGGTTCAGGACGAGGAGCTCGCCAGTCGCCAGTTGAGCTTCCTCAAGGCCGGCTTGCTCGGggccgtcttggatgtgctcgTCGATGCTTTCGACGAGGAGCGGCGCCTCTACTCCATCACGCTCCTTGATGCTCTGGAGAATCACACAGCAGAAGATGTTACCAGACCTCATCCAAAAAAAGAGGAGCCTCGCCCGTCCCCCCAGGACCTGTCCTACGAGAGCATCGTTGGCCGAGAGCTGGCTAAGACTCTGAAAAGGGAGGAGCTCCAGGAGCGATCGGTGTTCGAGGCCGTCCTGGAGTTCGCCCAGAATCCAAACGACTTTTGGATCCGGACCACAAAGCGAGACGGCGAGTTCCAGGAGATGATGAGCAAAATAGCCCATCACTTTGCCGGCATGAAGCTGGAAGACGACGTTCTGCTCAACCCGGAGCTCGGAGCGCTCTGCTGCGCGCTCTACGAGGCCGACATGCAATTCTACAGGGGCGTGGTCACCGGCAAGCTCCAGCACGGCGCCGAAGTTCTCTTCATTGACTTTGGCAACGTCGAGAAAGTTCCCGGTGCTGTAATCAAGAAGATCCCGGAGGCGCTCGCCTCCATTCCCGCCTTTGCTCTGTGTTGCACTCTGGTCAACGTGATGCCCGTGGACGACGTTTGGACCCGTTTCAACTTGGACTTCTTCAGAGCGACGCTATCGGGCAAGCTGCTGCTCGTCCATGTGGTCCAGATCACACCGTGCAAGTGCGTCGTCGATTTGTACGAGGTGGAAGGCGATGGCGGTCGGAGCGTCAGTGAGCTCATGGCGGCTTCCCAACAAGCAGACTACTGGAAAATCATTCCGGAGAAACATCAGCAAGATGAGACAACAAAGAAAGCCATTCAGGATTCACGTGTCAATGGAAAGGAAGCCAAAGGAGAAGACAAATGTGACCACAAGTCCTCCACATCTCCAAGCTTGGAGAAGCGAGACCCtcctgaagaggaggaggagttcATCTACTCCCATTTCGACTTAACGCCGGAGCACCAGGAAGACGTTTACGTCACTCACATCAGCGACGAGTGCGACATCTACTGCCAACTCTACCGCAACACTCAAGCCATCCAGGAGCTTGAAGAGAACATCTCAGCGCAAATCCAGAAAACAAACGCAGCCAGTGCACAAGATGCTCCGACAAAACGGTGCTTAGCAAAATACTTGGATGGAAATTGGTACCGGGCCCTGGTTCTGAGCTCTCCGTCTCCGCGCCATCTCAACGTCTTCTTTGTGGATTACGGCAATTGCGGCATCTCCGAGAAGGCCAACGTGGTGTCCCTTCCCAGAGACTGCCGCTGTTTGGTGTCCACGCCCATCCAAGCCTTGAAGTTCAACCTGGCTTGCGTATCCAGGAAGGAGGTCAACACGGAGGTCAAGGAATGGCTGGAGGAAGCGCTCCTCTACAAGCGGCTGAGAGCCGTCATCCTGGCCAAGTGTCCGGATTCTTCTTTTGACGTGCGGCTCTTGGACGGAGACCTGGACATCAACCAGAAGGTCGGAAAGCTCGTCGGCGGCGTTTTAGTCTCAACTGTCAGCTTGAAACAAACCACTGATAAGCAGCCCGTGCTTGACGTCAGCGTTGAGAAACATCACGAGAATCTGAAAAAACACCAAAATACCAAAAAGTCCAAAAGCCAACCTTTGAAACCTTTTGCGCAACACCTAGGCAAAGTTCAAAATCCTCAAGTTGGCCATTTGCCAGACAGGAAGGAGAAAGAAGGTTCCCGCTCGCTCTGTTACGTCTCCCACGTCGACTCGCTCCGTCACTTCTTCCTGCAGCTCTCCCAAGATGAAGCGGCCATCTTGAAAATGGCAGAAGACATCAACTCCATGAGCGAGTCTTCCTTGAAGCCCGCCATCTTGCTGCGGCGCGGCGACCTGGTCCTGGCGCGCTACCACAAGGATGGCACTCTCTACCGTGCCATCGTGGGGGCCTACCATGACCGCTCCGGTTCCAAGGTGAACTTCCTGGACTACGGAAACAGCGCGGTGGTTGAGGAGAAGAAGATCTACGCCTTGCCCGGAAAATTTCTTTTGCTCCCGCCATTCGCCATCCCATGTTGCCTGGCGGACTCCGGCCCTTACGACGACGCCGCCGCCTTCACCGACGCCGTTGTGGGGAAACCTCTCATGGTTCACTTTGTCCGAAAACGGGGAACTTGCTGGCAAGTGGAGATGGACATACTCAAGGATGAAGAAACGTCAAAAGCCCCGGAGCCTCCTGCAATGGACGAAAAGGCGAAGCTCCGAGATCAAGCTGTCCTGAAAGTCACCGAGAATCAACAAGGAACATTTGAGACGTGCATGAAGGATACAAACCTGAGCTCGTCTGAAAGCTTcaaaaccaaaaataaaaagaggcccGTCATAACCAGGCTCAAAAAGAAGAGGACGTTCGGTGCCAAAGTTAAAGTGGACCTTGTCTTCCTGGCTCGGTTGCGGAAAAACCAGAAAGCGTTTCTTCCGCCGCTGCCTGAAAGCCACAATCAAAAACTTCTGCCAGAGCCCAGTCTACATCACAAGCTGGTCTTCGCCCCAGTCTCGCTCAACAAAGAGTACTCGGGGTTCATTGGCTCAGCGACGACCCCGTCCGAGTTCTACGTGGTTCTGAAGGACTCGATGGCCGTGGTGAACAAAGTGACCATCCTGTTGGAGCGCCTCTCCGGGTCAGACTTAGCCCTTCTTCCCAAATGTAGCCTCACACCCGGCGCCGGCTGCTTGTTCAGATCAGACCTGGACAAGTGGTGCCGCGCTGAAGTTGTCCGCGCCGACGACTCGTCCGGCGGTGTCGTGAACCTGGTGGACCGCGGCCTCTCTAACCGTTTTGCTGGACAAGACTTGAGGATCATCCCGGAAGATCTTCTCAAACTTCCCAAAGTGGTCTATCCTTGCGTCCTGAGGGGGGCGAGGCCCGGCGGAGAAGACGGCCACTGGAGTGAGCAGGCCAACATCTACCTGCAGAAGATCGTGAACCGCAACCTGAAGGTGCTCTTTCGAGAACTTCTGTCCGATACACGCTGGGCTGTGGACATCACGGTGGACGGCGTCGACCTCGCCCAAACGTTGGTGGCAGAAG GTTTCAGAAGCGGAGTCAACAGCGACGACGGAGATCCAACACCTGCAAGAATCCGAAGCAGCCAATCAGGACCCAGCAGAAGGTTCTGGTGA